TCCTCGCGCTTGCTGGCTGCAAGAAAGAGACTGCCCAGGGTGCCGTGAAGGTCACGGTGACCTACGAGGGATTCAAACCCGGCTGCGTGCGGGTGCAGGCCCGGGACGCGGATGGGAAGGGTGAGCCGCTCTCCGAGGACCTGGACGGCAAGGGCGGCCCCGAGGGCGGCTCGCTCATCGTGGCCGTGTTCCCCCAGGACGGCTGGGGCAGCACGATTCAGGTGGAGGCCCAGGCCTTCGAGCGAATCTGCGCAGGGAATCCCGTGGTGAGCAGCTCACAGCGCGTCACGGTGGTAGCGGGCGAGGCGACTCCCGCGGCGCTGCAGCTGCTCGCGACGGACCACGACCAGGATGGCTACGTGTCCATCCGCACCGGTGGCTCGGACTGCAATGACGACGTGCCCGCCATCAATCCGGGCGTGACGGAAGAGCGCTGCAACGGCGTGGATGACAACTGCAATGGCCAGTCGGACCGGGAGGAGCTCCGGCTGGAGCAGACGTGCACGGAGGGCACGGGCTGCGAGGGCGTGCGCCAGTGTGGCGACAACGGCCGGGTGGTCTGCTCCGTGCCGAACGCCATCCTCGCGTACCCGGACGTGGACCGGGATGGACACGGGGACAAGAACGCCGAGGCCCAGACCTTCTGCAGCGGGCTTCCGGTTGGCTACGTCACCGGCCCGAACGATGACTGCAACGACAACAGTGTCACCGTGTACGCTGGAGCGCCGGAGCTCTGCGACGGCCTGGACAACGACTGCGACGAGGCCGAGGACGAGACCTTTCCCCAGCTCGGAACGGCGTGTACCGACCCGGCCAGCCAGTGCGCCGGGCAGTTCCAGTGCAACGGAACCAACAGCGTCACGTGTGTGGCGACCCAGCCCATTCCCACCTTGTACCCGGATGACGATGGCGACGGGTATGGGCGGAACAGTGACGCGCAGCAGACGTGTGGGCAGCCAACGGGCACCTTCGTCAGTCAGGGTGGCGACTGCGATGACGGCAATCGCTTCAGGCACCCCAACCGAGCGGAGGTGTGTGACGGGCTCGACAATGACTGCGACAACCAGCCCGAGGCTGCCGCCGTGTGTCCGGCGGGCGCACCCGCCTGGCAGCAACGTACCGTGGGCCCGAGTTCCCGGTCGTGGCAGTCCGTCTTCACCTCGGCTTCAGGTGAAGTAGGGGTCGTGGGGCACTTCGACGCCCGCGCCAGGCTCTTGCCGGGGGGAACTACCTTTCAGGAAACGACGACCGGCTGCAACCCCACCA
Above is a genomic segment from Pyxidicoccus trucidator containing:
- a CDS encoding putative metal-binding motif-containing protein translates to MRRVLLLLPLLALAGCKKETAQGAVKVTVTYEGFKPGCVRVQARDADGKGEPLSEDLDGKGGPEGGSLIVAVFPQDGWGSTIQVEAQAFERICAGNPVVSSSQRVTVVAGEATPAALQLLATDHDQDGYVSIRTGGSDCNDDVPAINPGVTEERCNGVDDNCNGQSDREELRLEQTCTEGTGCEGVRQCGDNGRVVCSVPNAILAYPDVDRDGHGDKNAEAQTFCSGLPVGYVTGPNDDCNDNSVTVYAGAPELCDGLDNDCDEAEDETFPQLGTACTDPASQCAGQFQCNGTNSVTCVATQPIPTLYPDDDGDGYGRNSDAQQTCGQPTGTFVSQGGDCDDGNRFRHPNRAEVCDGLDNDCDNQPEAAAVCPAGAPAWQQRTVGPSSRSWQSVFTSASGEVGVVGHFDARARLLPGGTTFQETTTGCNPTNSGWNTLWLDEANNGRGYFGSAGGRLVYQDTTNQNCASQLDIDRPVESLVGIRNGGSLELHGVTSPAGLEVNGSTFIWNGGTGLTYGTTGVSPLYDVHGVSRAALFAVGGYDAGVGAAEPRIYRFNVTTGQWQTENVQSIPGLARLNGVWVVNERVAFAVGNSNSVLRWNGTSWSKMDFPDDNVESLTSVIAFGANLAYATAYNGRIYRYNGQRWEEVFEDTSLRINDIAGTSPADLWVVGENGAILHWPQ